The following is a genomic window from Dehalococcoidia bacterium.
CTTCGCGTCAAGGAGGACGCCGAGGTAGCGGTTGATCTCAGCGGCTACTCGGAGCAGCTGCTCGGGCGGGATCTGGCGGATGACCTCGCCGCTCTCGGCGTCGACCAATTTCATGACGTAGCGGTGTGCCTTCTCGTCATAGCTATACGCCACCCGATGTCCGCTGCTATCGGGGTTTTGCTGATCTTCGCTCCGCCGAGCGCGGCGAGGAACTGTCTGATGGGGATGGCGCGCGCCGTGCTCGCCGACGGCTGCTGACTCGTCCAAGCGAAAGCTGAGC
Proteins encoded in this region:
- a CDS encoding flagellar protein FlaG, encoding MNISRVGPVDPNRALSFRLDESAAVGEHGARHPHQTVPRRARRSEDQQNPDSSGHRVAYSYDEKAHRYVMKLVDAESGEVIRQIPPEQLLRVAAEINRYLGVLLDAKR